In the Diprion similis isolate iyDipSimi1 chromosome 2, iyDipSimi1.1, whole genome shotgun sequence genome, one interval contains:
- the LOC124416063 gene encoding mitochondrial coenzyme A diphosphatase NUDT8, whose translation MNIVKESLVCRSASRRLFLRSVPVEPQRRISGINVNDLKADIILSANNRKVCVKNLKLYRPASRSSSQEEVSKAAVLVPLCMHKGELGLLYTLRSKKLNTNRGQVSFPGGMHDKDDKTLEETAIRETWEELRIPREKIDVWGSGNPMGRQHVSVLPVLAYIGDIEPNELQLNTDEVEEAFVLSLSNLCDPTKSRFTQFRDSFTLPTYLAGKHRVWGLTAAITHVVMKALVPNVYKHKLAYAQPVHDTNPASNKTNLSVP comes from the exons ATGAATATAGTTAAAGAAAGTTTGGTTTGTAGGTCAGCGTCGAGGAGATTATTTCTACGATCCGTG CCCGTAGAACCACAAAGAAGAATTAGCGGGATAAACGTAAATGATTTGAAAGCCGATATTATATTGAGCGCAAATAACAGGAAGGTTTGCGTAAAGAATTTAAAACTCTATCGACCAGCGAGCAGATCGTCGAGCCAAGAAGAGGTTAGTAAAGCTGCTGTTCTGGTACCGCTATGCATGCACAAAGGTGAACTCGGATTGCTATATACTCTAAGGTCAAAGAAGCTAAACACTAACAGAGGACAAGTATCATTCCCCGGAGGAATGCACGATAAGGACGACAAAACTTTGGAGGAAACAGCCATCAGAGAAACGTGGGAGGAGCTTCGCAtaccgagagaaaaaattgatgtgtGGGGTAGTGGAAACCCAATGGGAAGACAACATGTTAGTGTGCTTCCGGTTCTTGCCTATATCGGCGACATTGAGCCAAACGAATTACAGCTCAACACTGACGAAGTTGAAGAGGCCTTTGTTTTGAGCTTGAGCAATCTGTGCGATCCGACGAAGTCACGTTTTACCCAATTTCGTGACAGTTTTACATTGCCGACGTATCTAGCTGGCAAACACCGTGTCTGGGGATTGACTGCTGCTATCACCCATGTCGTGATGAAAGCACTAGTTCCAAATGTTTATAAACATAAGTTAGCCTACGCTCAACCTGTTCACGATACAAATCCAGCTtcgaataaaacaaatttatcgGTTCCATAA
- the LOC124416276 gene encoding uncharacterized protein LOC124416276, translated as LETAETWCQPRGQARGPWIRSLPLPLPVWANDESPALTFPTVEQYEELAGSVELETQRLLREHRYDTVGNFLRLYEEFKVSGETSLERFYRKYQPVITNEHHTCVGLGFELLRRLCSLNERFPGIASRLYLVSCEETIGDIAGYVGGAPAADSGEKEHVLVCLKIEINGRRGVLLLDPGYHVARVVTVMADKLYPHSGWFTQSEEPNCKKEYNYTLCTKDSDYVEWHERENRPGVQERTQVALIYVARPYLTAIDVTERRNLVYNFRSLLARDTKGHVTAGIYFPVTIEINKTHSFTIFYQTSNGKKRLKMPFSKFDGSPKTSKDIEESTILMECARQMGLTHEKLEGLLASLAKVMCDTQYIAQLLTINARINTLAEDN; from the exons CTCGAGACGGCAGAAACATGGTGCCAGCCGCGGGGGCAGGCACGTGGGCCCTGGATCAGGAGCCTGCCGTTACCCCTGCCGGTTTGGGCCAACGACGAGTCACCAGCCCTGACCTTTCCCACGGTCGAACAATATGAGGAACTAGCAGGCAGCGTTGAACTCGAAACGCAACGTCTGTTGCGTGAGCATCGCTATGACACCGTCGGCAACTTCCTTAG aCTTTACGAAGAGTTCAAAGTGAGCGGAGAAACTTCGCTGGAACGCTTCTATCGCAAGTATCAGCCAGTGATAACCAACGAACACCATACATGCGTAGGTCTTGGCTTTGAGTTACTGCGACGTTTGTGCAGTCTTAATGAGAGATTTCCTGGCATAGCCAGTCGTCTGTACTTGGTATCCTGTGAAGAG ACAATCGGTGACATTGCTGGGTACGTCGGTGGCGCACCAGCTGCTGACAGTGGCGAGAAAGAACATGTCTTGGTCTGTCTGAAAATTGAGATAAACGGTCGTCGAGGAGTATTGCTTCTTGACCCTGGTTACCATGTTGCGCGTGTCGTCACCGTGATGGCAGATAAGCTGTACCCGCACTCTGGATGGTTTACGCAATCTGAGGAACCAAACTGTAAAAAAGAGTACAATTACACCTTGTGTACTAAAGATTCTGACTACGTTGAATGGCATGAAAGAGAAAACCGTCCAGGAGTTCAAGAGAGAACACAGGTTGCCCTTATCTACGTTGCAAGGCCATATTTAACCGCTATTGACGTTACTGAGCGACGAAACTTAGTCTACAACTTCAGGAGTCTACTTGCCAGGGACACCAAAGGTCATGTTACCGCCGGAATTTACTTTCCAGTCACAATCGAGATCAACAAGACACATTCGTTTACCATCTTTTATCAGACAAGCAATGGAAAAAAACGCCTGAAAATGCCGTTCAGTAAATTCGATGGCTCACCTAAG ACCTCCAAAGACATCGAGGAATCAACAATTCTAATGGAATGTGCACGCCAGATGGGTCTAACGCATGAGAAACTGGAAGGTCTTCTAGCCAGTCTTGCCAAAGTTATGTGCGATACACAGTATATTGCACAACTTTTAACCATCAATGCAAGAATCAATACCTTGGCTGAAGACAATTAA